Proteins found in one Legionella pneumophila subsp. pascullei genomic segment:
- a CDS encoding MFS transporter, protein MPKSHNSIIFLGLLSAFSLLTFDLYQPSLPFITNYFNITPSMGQLTLSIYLLVYGMTHLLWGPLIDHFGRRRLLPGNLLLALIGSLMCAFALNITMLICGRAIQGFALCCANLIAYSAARDFEDTIVRAKVLSYISMTVSVSPIVAPVIGALIFHHFGWQANFIVMAVVSCILLIQTKLSLLESPFWTPPQEQFSVKKILNEYKSILNIPSLWCASFILMFGISAVMLTVINSSYLIIEVLNYSPLAYGLIFILNGLNIIFGNYLGIWLRDRLPIITTIYLGNWFIILGGTAMLITSKLFGFSLLALSFSLIANLGISVSAAPTISIALTDFKQNAGIVMAFMNTIRLIGPSLLTILTGYLLIRNLDALPLGLIGSGIGALFFSWHFSRLTTESRNSDMDSKEAVT, encoded by the coding sequence ATGCCTAAATCACATAATTCCATTATATTCCTTGGTTTGCTTTCTGCATTTTCTTTGCTTACGTTTGATCTTTATCAACCATCACTGCCTTTCATAACGAATTATTTTAATATCACCCCAAGTATGGGGCAATTAACCTTAAGTATTTATTTGTTAGTCTATGGTATGACTCATCTCTTATGGGGGCCACTTATAGACCATTTTGGACGCCGACGCCTACTCCCTGGAAATCTTTTATTAGCCTTAATTGGCAGTTTAATGTGTGCTTTTGCGCTAAATATCACCATGCTGATTTGTGGTCGTGCCATACAAGGATTCGCCTTGTGCTGTGCCAATCTCATTGCCTATTCTGCAGCACGTGATTTTGAAGACACGATTGTTCGTGCCAAAGTGCTGTCCTATATTTCCATGACCGTTTCCGTTTCACCGATTGTTGCTCCTGTAATTGGTGCTCTTATCTTTCATCATTTTGGCTGGCAAGCTAATTTTATAGTAATGGCAGTTGTATCCTGTATTCTATTGATACAAACCAAACTCTCCTTATTAGAATCCCCTTTCTGGACACCTCCCCAAGAGCAGTTCTCGGTAAAAAAAATACTCAATGAGTATAAATCCATACTCAATATACCTTCTCTATGGTGCGCGTCATTTATTTTAATGTTTGGTATATCTGCTGTCATGCTCACTGTAATCAACTCCTCTTACCTCATTATCGAGGTACTCAATTACTCTCCTCTTGCCTATGGACTTATTTTTATTCTGAATGGTTTAAATATTATTTTTGGAAACTATCTGGGTATTTGGCTTCGTGACCGATTACCCATTATAACCACCATCTATTTGGGGAACTGGTTCATTATTCTTGGTGGCACAGCGATGTTGATTACTTCCAAATTATTTGGATTTAGTCTGTTAGCATTGTCATTTTCATTAATTGCTAACTTGGGAATTAGTGTCAGTGCTGCTCCAACGATATCCATCGCTCTGACGGACTTTAAGCAAAATGCAGGCATAGTTATGGCTTTTATGAACACCATACGTTTAATTGGCCCATCTCTTTTAACTATTCTAACCGGCTATTTGTTGATAAGGAATCTTGACGCTCTTCCACTGGGATTAATAGGTTCAGGAATTGGAGCCCTCTTTTTCTCATGGCATTTTAGCCGATTGACTACTGAATCGAGAAACTCGGATATGGATAGCAAAGAGGCGGTGACCTAA
- a CDS encoding carbonic anhydrase, with protein MPKKLLIITFLLNMTWYPSHFAYASSEEIPILGKTMTQAKQQQMTPKQALQRLKDGNQRFLSNKPLARDYLQQAKQSAYGQYPFAVILNCMDSRSVPEFFFDQGLADLFTLRVAGNVLNDDILGSMEFATKVVGARLVVVLAHTSCGAVAGACKDVKLGHLTDVINKIQPVVKPSMESTGIDNCSDPKLIDDMAKANALHVVKNILEQSPILNELVKNKQIGIIAGLHDIKTGKVTFFEEKRSVPE; from the coding sequence ATGCCCAAAAAACTGCTTATAATTACTTTCTTATTAAATATGACATGGTACCCAAGCCATTTTGCCTATGCCTCATCAGAGGAAATACCCATACTTGGGAAAACGATGACCCAGGCAAAACAGCAACAAATGACTCCCAAGCAGGCATTGCAACGTTTAAAAGATGGCAATCAACGCTTCTTGAGCAATAAACCTTTAGCACGAGATTATCTACAACAAGCCAAGCAATCAGCTTATGGTCAATATCCTTTTGCGGTCATCTTGAATTGCATGGACTCGCGCAGTGTTCCCGAATTCTTTTTTGATCAAGGATTGGCAGACCTATTTACCTTACGCGTTGCGGGTAATGTTCTCAACGATGACATTTTAGGAAGTATGGAATTTGCAACAAAAGTAGTGGGGGCACGTTTGGTAGTTGTCTTGGCTCATACTTCCTGCGGTGCTGTTGCAGGGGCGTGTAAGGATGTCAAATTGGGGCACTTGACTGATGTTATCAATAAAATCCAACCTGTTGTAAAACCAAGCATGGAAAGCACGGGCATTGATAATTGCTCGGATCCCAAACTGATTGATGACATGGCTAAAGCGAATGCTTTGCATGTTGTGAAAAATATTTTAGAACAAAGCCCAATTTTAAATGAATTAGTCAAGAATAAACAAATTGGGATTATAGCGGGCCTTCATGATATTAAAACAGGGAAGGTGACTTTTTTTGAAGAAAAACGTTCTGTTCCTGAGTAA
- a CDS encoding phthiocerol/phthiodiolone dimycocerosyl transferase family protein, with the protein MKPGSRKLGYWEELCQWGNDKDHGNGLIAAVAKITVSDLDLDRLTNALRLLQIQQPLLRAKVIKSNKQCQFNIEEGDTVYLPFQIINRTSNSVWKEVIELELNRPPRNQDYQWRTVLIHNQHGNSHEILLIAGHNIGDGVSVAYFFDTLFRIYQKSDSKPSFPLYPPVEELVQHKKGQKSSLPPAFLPTPIYYQNYVPPGERITKNHYYPVTVKQTGALLAFSKNHNFSLNALINALSLMTLTKVLDQPLDTTLHTPVNLRKWCEPVIPEDYFGCYVSVVTTYHKQVSIESGILELARDYDHQLKQERLPGDAIFPVHHSKQDILDALSLWEGHRDRFSMGVTVTNIGLLPFNTEYGHLKWEKSYFCTSRQNADIPVLLNVLTLNDQLMLCFTFTEPMCSSVFQENYVKNFISNMEALTDC; encoded by the coding sequence ATGAAACCAGGATCCAGAAAACTAGGTTATTGGGAAGAGTTATGTCAATGGGGAAATGATAAAGATCATGGGAATGGTTTAATCGCTGCTGTTGCGAAAATCACTGTTTCTGATTTGGATTTGGATCGTTTAACCAATGCGCTCAGGTTATTACAAATCCAACAGCCATTGCTTAGAGCTAAAGTGATCAAAAGCAATAAACAGTGTCAATTTAATATAGAGGAAGGTGATACTGTTTATTTACCATTTCAAATCATAAACAGGACTTCAAATTCTGTCTGGAAAGAGGTGATTGAATTAGAATTAAATCGACCTCCCCGCAATCAAGATTATCAATGGCGAACAGTTCTTATCCATAACCAACACGGTAATTCTCATGAAATCCTGTTAATCGCAGGGCATAATATTGGAGATGGCGTCTCGGTAGCCTATTTTTTCGATACTCTCTTTAGAATTTACCAGAAAAGTGATTCAAAGCCATCATTCCCTCTCTATCCCCCTGTTGAGGAGCTGGTGCAACACAAAAAAGGGCAAAAATCTTCTCTGCCTCCTGCATTTTTGCCTACTCCGATTTATTACCAAAATTATGTCCCTCCTGGCGAACGAATTACAAAAAATCATTATTACCCTGTTACAGTGAAACAAACTGGAGCGCTTCTGGCTTTCAGTAAAAATCACAACTTTTCTCTGAATGCATTAATTAATGCGCTGTCCTTAATGACATTAACAAAAGTTCTCGATCAACCTTTAGATACAACATTGCACACCCCGGTTAATTTAAGGAAGTGGTGTGAACCTGTGATTCCAGAAGACTATTTTGGTTGTTATGTATCTGTGGTAACTACGTATCATAAACAAGTAAGTATAGAATCAGGTATTTTAGAGCTTGCCAGAGATTACGATCATCAGTTAAAACAAGAGCGATTGCCTGGTGATGCTATATTTCCAGTTCATCACAGTAAGCAGGATATTCTTGATGCCTTGTCATTATGGGAAGGTCATAGGGATCGCTTTTCAATGGGGGTGACCGTAACCAATATTGGTTTGTTACCTTTTAATACTGAATATGGTCATTTGAAATGGGAAAAAAGTTATTTTTGTACATCCCGACAAAATGCAGACATACCTGTTTTACTCAATGTTCTTACTCTTAATGATCAACTCATGCTTTGTTTTACCTTCACAGAACCAATGTGCAGCTCTGTGTTTCAAGAGAATTATGTAAAAAATTTTATATCCAATATGGAGGCGTTAACAGACTGTTAG
- a CDS encoding LirA/MavJ family T4SS effector → MAIFHTASGGITMTIELIRNGETDTNNYEEHLDSLGYEGLEKSLKEDAKSICQFFCNEELVLQGLKKLVTQYYQFNQPEKKTLMQFFDDWGSKNHFNQGTKSNEQIPFETSHNFHYPNHTPVLCGELTADLFNNVLLKQGYLSADIGAGPKHGKWAHSIQFFLLEEARKAGQLKLHANNLCEFIKTISQIHGQYESLSLWSILFDSFDETFTCPNIITQTLTSPWDNSKEALFLADKLNHFQKKFEKAASTENNYNAYGNKKYLSKIDKANYVKYKDKCALLWFSPQDKKTIPKPSCQEELKFNELSIL, encoded by the coding sequence TTGGCAATATTTCATACAGCATCTGGAGGCATTACTATGACAATAGAACTTATTCGAAATGGAGAAACAGATACCAATAATTATGAGGAACACCTCGATTCTTTGGGATATGAAGGATTAGAAAAATCCTTGAAAGAAGATGCCAAGTCGATATGCCAATTCTTTTGTAATGAAGAGCTGGTTTTACAAGGTCTAAAAAAACTGGTGACGCAATATTATCAATTTAATCAACCTGAGAAAAAAACATTAATGCAATTTTTTGATGACTGGGGAAGTAAAAATCATTTTAACCAGGGAACCAAATCAAATGAACAGATACCTTTTGAAACCAGTCACAATTTTCATTACCCTAATCACACTCCAGTTTTATGTGGTGAATTAACTGCTGATTTATTTAATAATGTCCTTCTAAAACAGGGTTATTTATCTGCCGATATTGGAGCAGGGCCAAAGCATGGCAAATGGGCACACTCGATTCAATTTTTTCTTTTGGAAGAAGCAAGAAAGGCCGGACAATTAAAACTTCATGCCAATAACCTCTGCGAATTTATTAAAACAATCTCACAAATTCACGGGCAATACGAATCATTGAGTTTATGGAGTATACTTTTTGATTCATTTGACGAAACCTTTACCTGCCCTAATATAATTACTCAAACTTTGACATCACCATGGGATAATTCGAAAGAGGCTCTATTTTTGGCTGACAAATTAAACCATTTCCAAAAAAAATTTGAAAAAGCCGCATCTACTGAAAATAATTACAATGCCTATGGGAATAAAAAGTATCTGAGCAAAATTGATAAAGCAAACTACGTTAAATACAAGGACAAATGCGCATTACTGTGGTTTTCACCTCAAGATAAAAAAACCATTCCAAAGCCTTCCTGCCAAGAAGAATTGAAGTTTAACGAATTAAGCATATTATAA
- a CDS encoding TIGR00730 family Rossman fold protein has product MLHNKKINKLAVFCGSRTGYSEVYKQSAENLADVLSNSDITLVYGGSKSGLMGIIANRMLKNGSKVIGIIPKSLVDTEKAHDDLTELHIVNSMYERKVLMCKFSDGFILLPGGSGSLDEFFEMFTLVQLGYHKKPCCILNASGYYDYLLQFLDHAVNQGFLPPNHRDMIIIDQSPDTLIDNLFEVINNRK; this is encoded by the coding sequence ATGCTCCATAATAAAAAAATTAACAAACTCGCTGTCTTTTGTGGATCTCGCACAGGTTATTCCGAAGTCTATAAACAATCGGCTGAAAACCTGGCCGATGTTCTAAGCAATAGTGATATTACCCTGGTTTATGGTGGCTCAAAAAGCGGTTTGATGGGAATAATAGCGAATCGCATGTTAAAAAATGGTTCGAAAGTTATTGGAATTATACCAAAATCTCTGGTTGACACAGAAAAAGCGCACGATGACTTAACGGAATTACATATTGTTAATTCAATGTATGAAAGAAAAGTATTGATGTGCAAATTTTCTGATGGTTTCATTCTACTACCGGGAGGCTCTGGTTCTCTTGATGAGTTTTTTGAAATGTTTACTTTGGTTCAATTGGGATACCATAAAAAACCTTGCTGTATACTTAATGCTTCAGGTTATTATGATTATCTTTTGCAATTTTTAGACCATGCAGTTAACCAAGGTTTTTTACCCCCAAATCATAGAGACATGATTATTATTGACCAATCACCAGATACATTAATTGACAATTTATTTGAAGTAATCAATAACCGCAAGTAA